The genomic region TACAAGATCATGTAGGTGAGGATGCTGGGGTAGAAGCTGCTGAAATCAGGTGCCAGCGACGCCCGCCACAACAGCACGGCCCCCGCCAGGTGCAGCACACCCAGAATCTTTTGGGCCGAGAAAAACCGGTCAGCAATGAGTCCGATGATGAAGGGCGCTACAATAGCCCCAATAGATTGAGTTAGAAACGCAACCCCTACCTCTACACCCGTGGCATTGAGGTTTTTGAGCAGGTAGGTGCCCAGCGTCACAAACCACGCGCCCCAGATGAAAAACTCCAGGAACATCATGATGGACAGCTTCACTCGAATAGTAGCAGTCATAGGGGGTAGGCAGTTTAGGTAGGGTAGTATTAGGAAAAGGAAAGCCCCCTGGTCTTCTCTACAGAAGAAGGCCAGGGGGCTATATCCGATTTATTTCAGGCTTAAAATGTAGCGCACCATGGCTTCGGAATCCTTCTCCGACAGGTTGGGGTGGGGCGTCATCGGGATTTCACCCCAGTTGCCCTTGCCGCCGTTGATTACTTTTTTAGCCAACATGCTCACGTTGGCGTCGGTGGCTTCGTATTTCTCGGCCACTGCTGCGTAGGCTGGGCCTACCAGCTTCATGTCCTGACGGTGGCAGCTAGTGCAGTCGGAGCCCTCAATGAGCTTAGCGCCGGCCGCTACGGCGCCACCCGTAGGCGTGGTGCCAATTTTATTAACATCAGTATCGATCTGAGGCTGATGCGATTGGGCTGTCACGTCAGCGCCCGTGGTGCTATCAGTGTCCAGGGCGGGCGTATCGTCGGCCAGCGTGTACTCGGGTTTGTCTTTTGCCGTGTCGGAGCCAGAATTGCAGGCTAGCAGTGTAGTGCCGCAGAGCAGCAGCAGAAACATGTTTTTCATATAGGTGAGGAAGTGGAGGTTACAGTCCTAAAATGGTTTTGTTGAGGCTTTGGTCGATGCCGGAGGCCGCAAAATCGTCAAAAGCTTTGTCTGTCACGCGAATGATGTGGTCCTGAATGAACGGAGCACCTTCGCGGGCGCCGTCTTCGGGGTGCTTCAGGGCGCATTCCCATTCCAGCACGGCCCAGCCCGAGAAGTCGTACTGCGTTAGCTTGCTGAAGATGGCGGTGAAATCCACCTGCCCATCGCCCAGAGAGCGGAACCGCCCGGCCCGGTCTACCCAGCCCTGGTAGCCACCGTACACGCCTTGCCGGCCCGAGGGGTTGAACTCAGCATCCTTTACGTGGAACATCTTGATGCGCTCGTGGTAGAGGTCGATGAACTCTAGGTAGTCGAGGCATTGCAGGATGAAGTGCGAAGGGTCGTAGAGCAAGCAGGCGCGGGGGTGATTGTCTACCTGTGCCAAAAACTGCTCGAAGCTGATGCCATCGTGGATGTCTTCGCCGGCGTGGGTTTCGTAGCATAGGTCTACCCCGTGCTCGTCGAACACATCCAGAATAGGACGCCAGCGGCGGCCCAGCTCCTCAAACCCGGTCTCTACCAGCCCGGCGGGCCGTTGGGGCCACGGGTACACGTAGGGCCACAATAGCGCGCCGCTGAAAGTGGCATGGGCCGTGAGGCCTAAGTTGCGCGACGCCTGCGCAGCATATTTCAACTGCTGCACGGCCCACTGCTGGCGGGCGGCGGGGTTGCCGCGCACTTCGGCCGGTGCAAAGCCGTCGAATAGCTGGTCGTAGGCCGGGTGCACGGCTACTAACTGGCCCTGCAAATGCGTGGATAGCTCCGTGATTTCCAAGCCAGCATCGGCCACCTTGCCGCGTAGCTCATCGGCGTAGGTCTGGCTTTCGGCGGCTAGCTTCAGGTCGATGAAGCGCGAGTCGAGGGTAGGCATCTGAATGCCTTTGTACCCCAGGTCGCTGGCCCACTTGCAGATGCTCTCCAGGCTGTTGAACGGCGCCTGCTCACTGATAAACTGCGCCAAAAAGATGGCGGGTCCTTTGATGGTTTTCATACTGCTTAGCTGATTGCTAATAGGTTTTAGCTGTTCGCTATTGGCTTTTTAGAACATCATTTGACTATTCCGCGCATCAGGCAGAGAGCAGAAACGACGTTCTATTGTGGTTATACGCATGACGTTTTTTACACCGTAAACGCCGTCCATTTTTGTTCCGACTTACCGGAGGCAATCACGCTCTCGATGAAGGCCATGCCCCGCACACCATCTTCCACGCCGGGGTAGTCGGCGGCTTCGGCTGGAGCAGCGGGACCACCCAGGTTGGCCAGGAGGGTAAGGGCAAAGTTGCGGTAGAGGTTGGCAAAGGCTTCGAGGTAGCCCTCGGGGTGGCCCGCTGGAATGCGGCTGTTGTGCAGGGCAGCGGCGCTGAGGTAGGGCGCACCCGTCCGGCGAATCTCGGTAGGCTTGTCCAGCCACTTCACCAGCAAGGTGTTATTGTCAGCTTGTTGCCAGTCGAGGCCGCCTTTCTCACCGTAGAGGCGCACGCGCAGGTTGTTTTCCTCGCCGGCTGCTACTTGGGTAGCCACCAGCACGCCACTGGCGCCATTAGACATTTTCAGTAGCACGGCCCCATCATCATCGAGCTGGCGTCCCGGCACTACCACATTGATGTCGGCGCACAATTTCGTGACTTGCAGCCCGCTCACGTACTCTAGCAGGTTGAAGGCGTGGGTGCCGATGTCGCCCATGGCGCCGGCCGCGCCGCTGCGGGCGGGGTCGGTGCGCCAAGCGGCTTGCTTGTTAGCGCCGCCCTCCTCATAGGTGCTCAGCCAGCCCTGCGGATACTCAATGTATACTTTCCGAATGGTGCCCAGCACGCCGTCGGCCACCAGTTGCTTGGCTTCCTTCAGCATGGGGTAGCCGGTGTAGGTGTGCGTGAGGCACAAGCGCCGGCCAGTGGTTTCTACCACCGTGCGCAACTCCTTGGCTTCAGCCAGCGAAAACGTGATGGGCTTGTCCAGTACCACGTCGAAGCCGTGTTCCAGGGCCATCTTGGCAGGCGCAAAGTGCACGTGATTGGGCGTTACGATGCTGACCACCTGGATGCGCTCAGCTTCGGGCCGCTGCGCTTCCTGCTCCAGCATCTCCTGGTAGGAACCGTATACGCGGTCGGGGGCGAGGTTCAGCTCCTGGCCGGTGGCGCGGGAGGTATCGGGGTTGCTGCTGAAGGCGCCGGCCACCAGCTCATAGAGCCCATCGAGGGAAGCGGCCATGCGGTGGACACCCCCAATGAAGGAGCCCTGCCCGCCGCCAATCATACCCAGTCGTAATTTCATGCGGTGTGGTGAATAGGTGAGGTTGTGAAGTGGCGAAGTTGTGAAATTATAAATGAAAAGAAGTGTCATCCTGAGCTTGCGAAGGACCTTTTCATGTGAGAACGAGTCGTGATGACGCTTGTCATTCTCACGTGAGAAGGTCCTTCGCAAGCTCAGGATGACACTTCTTCATGTACAACTGACAACTCGCAACTAACAACTCAATTATGTAGCCCAGGCGCGGTCGCCTTTTTTGTAGGGCATGTTGCCGTCGTATTTGCCGGGCACGGGCAGGTAGCGCAGAGCCTGGGTAGCGCCGGGCTCGGAGGTGAAGAAGCCCAGCAAGGTCAGCTCCTTCATCATGCGGAAGTAGTGGTTGGGCTGCTCCTGCGTCTTGGTTTGAGCATACTGCTTCTGCTCGGCGTCGAGGGCCGTGAGAAACTCCTTGCGCTGACCAGCATCGAGACCCATAAAGTCCTTCTGGTACTTCTGCTTGCTGGCGTCGTTGAGCTTGGTAATGCCTTCCACAAAGATTTTCTGATCTTCGGGCTTGTAGCAGTCGCGCACCATCACGGCCATAAAGCCGCCCACGTTGGCTGCTTTGGCGCCAGGCGTTTTGGTAGCGGGCAAAATGGTCTCGCCTACCTCATTCAGTAGCGTTACCTGGTTGGCATCCAGAACATCGTCCGGTTTTTGCCCAACTTCCTGCCCGGTCTTGTCAGTTTTTTTGGAATTGTCGGTAGAGCAACCGCTCAGGAAAAGGTCGCCGCCAATCACGGCGCCGCCCATTAGGAGGGCCACCCGGCCCAGTGCATCTCTTCTGTTCATTGCCGGATAGGAATTAGATGTTCTGCTTTTTCAGTTCGCTCACGGCGTGGTCTACGGCGCGGGCCGTGAGAGCCAGGTAGGTGAGTGAAGGGTTCACGCAGGCGCCCGAGGTCATGGCCGCACCGTCGGTTACGTACACGTTGGGCGCGTCCCACACCTGGTTGTGCTTGTTGAGCACCGAGGTTTTGGGGTCGAGGCCCATGCGGGCCGTGCCCATCTCGTGAATGCCACCGCCCAGGTTGTAGCCGTTGTTATAGGTGTTCACGTTTTTGAGGCCAGCTTTTTCCAGCATCTCCTTCGCGTCCTCCATCATATCCACGCGCATTTTCTGCTCGTTGTCGCGGATAGTGGCATCCATCACCAGCACGGGTAGGCCCCAGGCATCCTTCTCGGTTTTGGAGAGGTAGGTGCGGTTGTCGTGGTAGGGTAGGATTTCGCCGAAGCCAGTGATGCCCATGGTCCACTTGCCGGGCTCCGTCAAAGCGTCTTTGTAGTCGCCGCCAATGCTCATCTCGGCCACATCGCGGCTCCAACCCTCACGGCTAGCGCCGCCCTGGTAGCCGAAGCCGCGCAGGTAGTCACGCTTATCGCCGAACAGGTTGCGGTAGCGCGGCACGTAGATACCGTTGGCGCGGCGGCCAAACACATATTTGTCATCGTAACCTTCCATCTCGCCGTGGGCACCAGCCCGGAAGTGGTGGTCCATCAGGTTGTGACCCAGCTCGCCGCTGCTGCTGCCCAGGCCGTCGGGCCACACGTCGGTGGCCGAGTTCATCAACACCCAGGCCGTATTCAAAGCCGAGGCATTGACGAAGATAACCTTGGCAAAATACTCGTAGGTTTTGTTTGTTTCAGCATCCAGCACCTCCACACCCTTGGCCCGCTTGGTGTCCTTGTCGTAGAGGATTTTGGTAACGATAGAAAACGGCCGCAACGTAAGGTTGCCGGTCGCCATAGCCGCCGGCAGCGTAGCCGACTGCGTGCTGAAATAGGCCCCAAACGGGCAGCCCAACCAGCATTTGTTGCGGTACTGGCAGTTTACGCGGTTGTTGTGGGGCTTGGTGATGTTGGCCGTGCGGCCAATAATCATGTCGCGGTCCTTGAAGTGCTTCTTGATGCGGGCCGCCACGTCTTTTTCCACCACGTTCATTTCCATGGCCGGCATAAAGTCGCCGTCGGGCAGCTGGGAGAGGCCGTCGCGGTTACCGCTGATGCCGGCAAACTTTTCGGCGTGGCTGTACCAGGGGGCTAGGTCTTTGTAGCGAATGGGCCAGTCCACGGCAATGCCTTCTTTGGCGTTGGCTTCAAAGTCGAAGTCGCTGTGCCGGTAGCTCTGGCGGCCCCACATCAACGAGCGGCCCCCTACCTGGTAGCCCCGGAACCAGTCGAATGGCTTGGCCTCTACGTAGGGGCTTTTCTGCTCGTTGGTCCAGAAGTCGAGGTTGGTTTCGTTCAGGGTATAGTCCCGGCTCAGCACGGGGTAGTCCTTAATCATCTGCTGAGTTTTGCCGCCGCGGTGCGGAAATTCCCAGGGCGCTTTGTTGGCATTCACGTAGTCTTTGATGTGCTCTACGTTGCGGCCGCGCTCCAGCATAATGGTCTTCAGACCTTTCTCCGTCAACTCTTTGGCAGCCATGCCGCCCGATATGCCGGAACCGATTACAATTGCATCATAGGTATTCTGTGCCATACAAGAGGGGTGGGTAGTTTCAGGTTATTCGTTTTTGGTTTTGGCAGTCTGTAGCAGCGGTTTGTGTTTGTTTTTGGGGGGAGCCTACCTAGCACCCCACAGAGGTGCAGCACAAGGGCCAAAAACCAAAAACAACCAACCAAAAACCAGCCTTATACCAGCGTGCGCTTGATGTAGGAAACGCTCTGCTTGATGCTATCGAAGGGAGAGCCGGGCGTCTGATCCTGCTCCACGAAGAAGTACTGCATGCCGGCCAGCTTCTTCTGCGCGAAAATGCGCTTGAAGTCGATGCTGCCGTTGCCTACCTCCGTAAAGTTGCGCTGGGGCGTCTTGTCCATGTCCTTCACGTGCCACAGCGGGAAGCGGCCGGGATGCTGCTTGAACAGCTCTACCGGGTCTTTGCCTGCCTTGGTGGCCCAATACAGGTCCAGCTCCATCTTCACCAGGTTCTTATCGGTAGCCAGGAGTATATCGTAGGGCAGCTGACCGTTCTGCGTCTGGAACTCGAAGTCGTGGTTGTGGTAGCAGAGTTGGATGCCGGCTTTCTTGCACTGCTCACCAGCTTTGTTTAGATACTCGGCTACCTTCTTGTAATGGTCCCGCTCACTATCCATCAGGTAAGCACACACCATGTATTTCACGCCTACCTGGGCAGCGTCGTCTACAGCCTTGTCCCAGCCGTGCAGGATGGTGCCTTGGGTAGGCTGGCCGTTGTTCATGGCCTCGCCCAGAATGTAGTGGCTGCTGGGCATAATCAGCCCATTTTGCTTGAGCACTTTGGCAAAAGCGGCGGGCTCCATGCCGTAGAACTTCTGGCTGCCGGTGTAGGTGGCGCCTTCCACCGAGTTGTAGCCCAAGGCCGCCACTTTAGCCAGCGTGCCGGTGGGGTCTTGCTGCATTGCCTCGCGCACCGTATACAGTTGCAGACCGATGTAGGATTTGTCGGCGGCCAATACGGACGGGGAGGCGCAGGCCGCAGCCGATAGCAGGGCGGCAGATTTTAAAAAGGATCTTCTGGTGGTCATGCAAGAGAGTTGGTAGGGTACAAAAACAGCGCTGGTACGCCGGTGCAGGTCAGGGCAGAAAAGCAGGGTACATCCTGCGCAAAAAGGCCTTGCGTACTACAAGCGGGGAGCTATTCTTCCCCAATGTATTCTTCTTTTTAGCAGGAAGCCAAGCCTTTTGCTGGTCTATTTCATTCAATAAGTTGAAAGAGTGCGTGGCGATATACACATAGTGCACACGCTAAACCGGGAGTAAGATAAGCGTTTCGAAATCCTACCGCAAACGATTTCTCTGATAAGACACACGCAAAAAAGCAAGGCTGCATGGAGCTCCTGCCACGGGTAGCCAACAAAACGGCCCTGGCGTGGGGGCCAGGGCCGCAGAAGATAGAAGCCGCCAAATGTGGTGGTTGCGGCTAATAGTTCAGTCCCTTGAGGTAGGTAATATTGCGCTGCATGCTCGCAAGCGGTGCGCCTTCGTACTCTTCCTGCTCCACAAAGAAGTATTTCATGCCCGACTTCTTGGCGCCGCGCAGCAGCTTGGCCACATCCAGGCGGCCGGTGCCGAGCACGGTGCTGTGGGCTTCCCCCTTTTTCATGTCCTTGAGGTGCCACAGTGGGAAGCGGTTGGGGTAGCGCTCGAAATAGCTGAACGGGTCCTGACCGGCGACTACCACCCAGCCCAGGTCCATTTCCATAGCCACCAGGCGCGGGTCGGTTTTTTCCAGCAGTACATCGTACAGCACGCGGCCATTGTCTTTGGCAAACTCGGCGTCGTGGTTGTGGTAAGCAAACTGCACCCCGGCTTTTTTGCAGGCTTCGGCGGCTTTGTTGAACGTATCGGCGCACCGCTCGTAGTTGCTCACCGTCTGGCCCTGGGTGGGTAGGGAGGGGCACACCAGGTACTGCTGCCCGGCTTCGGCGGCGGCGTCTACGGCTTTCTGCCAGTTGTTGTCGATGCCCACGTGGCCGCTACGAAGCGTCATGCCCAGGTCCTGCATCAACTGCTTCATCTCTTTAGGGCTGAGACCATAGTAGTAGCCCTTGGCGCTGTTGGCCGATTCGATTTCCTTGTAGCCCATCTTGGCCAAGCTGGTGAGCGTGCCCTTGGCATCGCGCATCATATCGTCGCGCACGCTATACAGCTGAAGACCAATGTCCTGCACGCGGGCGGCGTGCGCCAGGGTGGGTAGGGCAAGTACACCGGTAGCAAGGGCTCCTACGGAGGTCAGAAAATCTCTTCGGGTAGTCATACAAGAGGGCTGGATGGAAAGACACGGAACAACTAATGCCACCAAGATAGAAATTTGCCCACCGGAAATCCGAGAAGGGTGATTTAGGTACACGAATTGTTAAAAAAATATTGGTTCGCCGCCCACCCGTGTAATGGTCAGGCAACGGGAAGCAGAGTAAACTTGGTGCGCTGCTAGTTAGACCTTCGTTGGCGGCTTTTTTCTGGCCTATTTTTCTTTGGCAAGAGTACTGCACGCTACCTCAGCGTATCTTTGTGCTCTTACTAGTTATTGTGTTTTTTATATGTTTCTGCCCTCTAATCGACTATATTTTGAGAATGCGGCGGGCCGCGTTGAAGAAGACCGGAGGGGTTTTGTGCGGCTGACGTATACGCAAGGTCGTCGGGAAACCAGCGCCTGGCACGGACTGTTGCAACATACCAAACACTTACTTGCTCGGCAGGGTCAGGGCGTACTGCTGGTCGATCAGCGCCATATGCAGGCTTTTTCGTTGGAGGAGCAACGCTGGCTGGTCGAAGAATGGTTGCCACAGGCTATTGTAGAAGGTGGCTACCGCTACGGAGCCGTGGTGCAGGCGCACGATGCCTTTGCTAGATTGGCCATGGATACCATACGCCTGCACGCGAAAAACATGCAGCTCACCTACCGCTATTTCACCGACGAACTGGAAGCAGTAGCATGGCTGCAGGAGCAAACCAGTACCCTCTCCCTGCGCTACAATTAGGCACGAGACAAAAAGCAGTTGGGCTGGGAGATAGATAAGAAGTATCTATCTCCCAGCCCAACTGCTATACTATTGGTAGGGTGCGCGATACAAGAAGTACCCGGTGCGTTACCAGGAACTGCTGTTGTCGCTGCTGTCGTCGAAACCGCCGCCCCCTACATCATCCGAGGAAGAGTCGTCGTAGGAATTGTCGGATGAGAAGTAGTCGCCGCCGCTGGATGCAACGTCGTCAGAAAAGTAGTCTGGGCCAGGGTCGTTGGCTGTGCCCTGATTACCGAAGAAGTCGTTTACCTCGGCATCTGAGGCGGGCGGGGTAGCACCCAAACCAGCCGCACCCACCCCGGCGGCAGCAGCATTACCATCATTGTTCAATTGCAGGTCGTTGCCGGTGTGGCTCTGGCCCGAGGCCATACGATTGCCGAGGTAGGCACCAGCCGCGGCGGCCGCACCCGTAGCCAACATGCCGCCAATGCCAGGGCCGCTACTGTTGTTTGTAGTACCACCGCGGTTCGGGAAAAAATCGGGGGCTGGCTGCTGTGCACCGCCTTGTGGGCCGTAGCCTTGGTTGGGCTGATTCGGGCGGGTAGGTTGGAAATTAGGGGTGTTATCGGCGTTTTTGCGGCGGAATAGCTTCACCACCAACCAAAGTACGCCGCCCACTGCCAAGGCGCCAAGCAGCAGGGTACCCATGCCCGGTCCCGAGGGCGCAGGGGTAGGATCAGACGAGCCCGGCGAAAAAGGCGCAGCTGAGGGTTCTGCCAGCGGCTCCTCCATCGGCGCCGTCGCAATCGAGTTATCAGCCGTGGCGGGCGTAGTGGCCGCCGGCGCTGGCGTAGGCGCCGAGCCAGGGTTGGCTGCTTGCAGCAACGTGTTCAGTCCGGCCCGCAAGCCGGCAAAGTAGCGCCCCTGCTTGAACTGCGGCCCCATTTGCTGGCTGATGATGCGGTTGGTGAGTTCGGGCGTAATCTGGCTGCGGAGGCCCGAGCCCGCCTGAATGCTCACCTGGCGCTCCTGCGCCGATATGAGCACCACCACGCCGTTGTTTCGGTCGCGCTGGCCTACGCCCCAGGCAGTGCCCAGGTCACGGGCATAATCGGCTACGGTGCGGCCTTCCAGGGTAGGCACGGTCACGACCACCACCTGCGTGCCGTTGTTGTCGGCGTAGGTGCGCAGGCCGTTTTCCAGCTTGCGGGCATCGGTGGCGTCGAGTAGCTGGGCTTTGTCGGTTACGAAGGTGAACGGGTTGGGCCGGGCCGGTAACTCACCGGCTGCAATGGCCGTGTGACTTAGGCTGAGGGCCATGGCTAGCACAAAAACAAGAAAGCGAAACATGGCGAAAGAATAGGAGTGAGAGAAGAGCTTCAAGTTCAGGGCTTTCTACGCACGTAGTGCCCAATGGGTGCCTACCCTTTCGCGGCGGCGTAGCGCAGCCACAGAATGCCTTCGGGCCGTTGCTCTACGTGTTGCAACGTAAACTGGCGCGGTGGCCCCGGCTGGTCGCCTTGCTCGAAGAGGGTAGGCGACGAGGCCGCGCCGTCTACCACCGGGTAGTGCAGTACGCTCAGTTCGTCTATCAGCCCAGCCTTCAGCAACGAGCCGTTGAGGTGGCCGCCGCCTTCCAGTAAGATGGTCTGAATCGAAAACAACTCACCCAGCTTGGTTAGTACTTGTTTGAAGTCCAATTCCTTGGCTCCGCCAAACACGTAGGACACGCCCACACGGCGCAGGTAGGCGAGGTATTCGTCGCTCACCTGCTCCGACAGCACACTGATAATATGCTCCCCATCAATATCGGCTGACTCCCAGCCCAGCTTGCCGTGCGCGTCTACGGCCACCACAAAGGAGTCGGCGGAGTGCTCGGCTACGAAGTCGGTGCGGTCGAGGGGTGCGGTTACGGGTTGCAGGTCGGGTTCCAGGCCTTCGGTGAAGTCCTTTTCCATGGTCACGCGGCCGCACAGCCAAGCGTCGGCTTCGAAGGTAGCGGCGGTGGTTTCGTACTCCTGGGTGTTGGGCGCATGGCCCCAGCGGCTCAGAATAATGCGGCCGTCCAGGGAAGTCATCATGTGGCAGATTACGCGGGGTAGCATAAGCGGGAGGGAAGGGTAAGCGAAGTGCTAAGCGGAAGGAGATTCTGCTACGTGCCAAAGGCACGGTAGAACTACAGTATTCAGGGTAAGAGCCGTCTATCTATGCCTAATACATTACGCCAGTTCCTCATGCTGAGTTAGGCTATTGCAACGCATAGGAAACACAGGTAAGTTTACGAGTATTGTATTTTGAATTATTTCGTTATTATCATTCGGAAATATCTTAGTTAGAGGCCTAGTTTTTGCGTGGTTGCGCCGCCTACTTACGGCTAAATTGAAGCGCTTTTTAACATCTCTATGCATGTCCTATGCTTTGTTAATAGTAGAGGTATCGTAGTTCTAATAAGCTGGGATAAGCTGTTTCAGGCCACCTGTTACTGATGAATAACAGGTGGCTTCCTTTCTCA from Hymenobacter aerilatus harbors:
- a CDS encoding sugar phosphate isomerase/epimerase family protein: MTTRRDFLTSVGALATGVLALPTLAHAARVQDIGLQLYSVRDDMMRDAKGTLTSLAKMGYKEIESANSAKGYYYGLSPKEMKQLMQDLGMTLRSGHVGIDNNWQKAVDAAAEAGQQYLVCPSLPTQGQTVSNYERCADTFNKAAEACKKAGVQFAYHNHDAEFAKDNGRVLYDVLLEKTDPRLVAMEMDLGWVVVAGQDPFSYFERYPNRFPLWHLKDMKKGEAHSTVLGTGRLDVAKLLRGAKKSGMKYFFVEQEEYEGAPLASMQRNITYLKGLNY
- a CDS encoding GMC oxidoreductase; its protein translation is MAQNTYDAIVIGSGISGGMAAKELTEKGLKTIMLERGRNVEHIKDYVNANKAPWEFPHRGGKTQQMIKDYPVLSRDYTLNETNLDFWTNEQKSPYVEAKPFDWFRGYQVGGRSLMWGRQSYRHSDFDFEANAKEGIAVDWPIRYKDLAPWYSHAEKFAGISGNRDGLSQLPDGDFMPAMEMNVVEKDVAARIKKHFKDRDMIIGRTANITKPHNNRVNCQYRNKCWLGCPFGAYFSTQSATLPAAMATGNLTLRPFSIVTKILYDKDTKRAKGVEVLDAETNKTYEYFAKVIFVNASALNTAWVLMNSATDVWPDGLGSSSGELGHNLMDHHFRAGAHGEMEGYDDKYVFGRRANGIYVPRYRNLFGDKRDYLRGFGYQGGASREGWSRDVAEMSIGGDYKDALTEPGKWTMGITGFGEILPYHDNRTYLSKTEKDAWGLPVLVMDATIRDNEQKMRVDMMEDAKEMLEKAGLKNVNTYNNGYNLGGGIHEMGTARMGLDPKTSVLNKHNQVWDAPNVYVTDGAAMTSGACVNPSLTYLALTARAVDHAVSELKKQNI
- a CDS encoding gluconate 2-dehydrogenase subunit 3 family protein, producing the protein MNRRDALGRVALLMGGAVIGGDLFLSGCSTDNSKKTDKTGQEVGQKPDDVLDANQVTLLNEVGETILPATKTPGAKAANVGGFMAVMVRDCYKPEDQKIFVEGITKLNDASKQKYQKDFMGLDAGQRKEFLTALDAEQKQYAQTKTQEQPNHYFRMMKELTLLGFFTSEPGATQALRYLPVPGKYDGNMPYKKGDRAWAT
- a CDS encoding sugar phosphate isomerase/epimerase family protein; amino-acid sequence: MKTIKGPAIFLAQFISEQAPFNSLESICKWASDLGYKGIQMPTLDSRFIDLKLAAESQTYADELRGKVADAGLEITELSTHLQGQLVAVHPAYDQLFDGFAPAEVRGNPAARQQWAVQQLKYAAQASRNLGLTAHATFSGALLWPYVYPWPQRPAGLVETGFEELGRRWRPILDVFDEHGVDLCYETHAGEDIHDGISFEQFLAQVDNHPRACLLYDPSHFILQCLDYLEFIDLYHERIKMFHVKDAEFNPSGRQGVYGGYQGWVDRAGRFRSLGDGQVDFTAIFSKLTQYDFSGWAVLEWECALKHPEDGAREGAPFIQDHIIRVTDKAFDDFAASGIDQSLNKTILGL
- a CDS encoding c-type cytochrome; its protein translation is MKNMFLLLLCGTTLLACNSGSDTAKDKPEYTLADDTPALDTDSTTGADVTAQSHQPQIDTDVNKIGTTPTGGAVAAGAKLIEGSDCTSCHRQDMKLVGPAYAAVAEKYEATDANVSMLAKKVINGGKGNWGEIPMTPHPNLSEKDSEAMVRYILSLK
- a CDS encoding RibD family protein, which gives rise to MLPRVICHMMTSLDGRIILSRWGHAPNTQEYETTAATFEADAWLCGRVTMEKDFTEGLEPDLQPVTAPLDRTDFVAEHSADSFVVAVDAHGKLGWESADIDGEHIISVLSEQVSDEYLAYLRRVGVSYVFGGAKELDFKQVLTKLGELFSIQTILLEGGGHLNGSLLKAGLIDELSVLHYPVVDGAASSPTLFEQGDQPGPPRQFTLQHVEQRPEGILWLRYAAAKG
- a CDS encoding sugar phosphate isomerase/epimerase family protein yields the protein MTTRRSFLKSAALLSAAACASPSVLAADKSYIGLQLYTVREAMQQDPTGTLAKVAALGYNSVEGATYTGSQKFYGMEPAAFAKVLKQNGLIMPSSHYILGEAMNNGQPTQGTILHGWDKAVDDAAQVGVKYMVCAYLMDSERDHYKKVAEYLNKAGEQCKKAGIQLCYHNHDFEFQTQNGQLPYDILLATDKNLVKMELDLYWATKAGKDPVELFKQHPGRFPLWHVKDMDKTPQRNFTEVGNGSIDFKRIFAQKKLAGMQYFFVEQDQTPGSPFDSIKQSVSYIKRTLV
- a CDS encoding TPM domain-containing protein; this translates as MFRFLVFVLAMALSLSHTAIAAGELPARPNPFTFVTDKAQLLDATDARKLENGLRTYADNNGTQVVVVTVPTLEGRTVADYARDLGTAWGVGQRDRNNGVVVLISAQERQVSIQAGSGLRSQITPELTNRIISQQMGPQFKQGRYFAGLRAGLNTLLQAANPGSAPTPAPAATTPATADNSIATAPMEEPLAEPSAAPFSPGSSDPTPAPSGPGMGTLLLGALAVGGVLWLVVKLFRRKNADNTPNFQPTRPNQPNQGYGPQGGAQQPAPDFFPNRGGTTNNSSGPGIGGMLATGAAAAAGAYLGNRMASGQSHTGNDLQLNNDGNAAAAGVGAAGLGATPPASDAEVNDFFGNQGTANDPGPDYFSDDVASSGGDYFSSDNSYDDSSSDDVGGGGFDDSSDNSSSW
- a CDS encoding Gfo/Idh/MocA family protein, translating into MKLRLGMIGGGQGSFIGGVHRMAASLDGLYELVAGAFSSNPDTSRATGQELNLAPDRVYGSYQEMLEQEAQRPEAERIQVVSIVTPNHVHFAPAKMALEHGFDVVLDKPITFSLAEAKELRTVVETTGRRLCLTHTYTGYPMLKEAKQLVADGVLGTIRKVYIEYPQGWLSTYEEGGANKQAAWRTDPARSGAAGAMGDIGTHAFNLLEYVSGLQVTKLCADINVVVPGRQLDDDGAVLLKMSNGASGVLVATQVAAGEENNLRVRLYGEKGGLDWQQADNNTLLVKWLDKPTEIRRTGAPYLSAAALHNSRIPAGHPEGYLEAFANLYRNFALTLLANLGGPAAPAEAADYPGVEDGVRGMAFIESVIASGKSEQKWTAFTV